Proteins co-encoded in one Hirundo rustica isolate bHirRus1 chromosome 18, bHirRus1.pri.v3, whole genome shotgun sequence genomic window:
- the ERN1 gene encoding serine/threonine-protein kinase/endoribonuclease IRE1 — protein MEPLRRLLLSLAALLLLLLPPRLANTSSVTVPETLLFVSTLDGSLHAVSKRTGAIKWTLKEDPVLQVPIHVEEPAFLPDPNDGSLYTLGGKNSEGLTKLPFTIPELVQASPCRSSDGILYMGKKQDIWYVVDLMTGEKQQTLTSSFAESLCPSTSLLYLGRTEYTITMYDTKKKELRWNATYFDYAATLPDEDIKYKMSHFVSNGDGLVVTVDSESGDVLWIQNYASPVVAFYIWQREGLRKVLHTNVGIETLRYLTFMSGEVGHITKWKYPFPKETETKSKLTPTLYVGKYSTSLYASPSMVHEGVTVVPRGSAIPLLEGPKTEGVTIEDNGECVITPSTDVKFSGRLKEKHKLNYWNDWLLIGHHETPLSAPTKILEKFPSNLPKRPENVIPADSEKATIEEVIGIVEGSSTEGPPAAPKDIEETPARPILRPEAPVDSMLKDMATIILSTFLLVGWVAFIITYPMSVHQQQQRQHQLEEKIHLLQQQKLPFGAPGELPPEADFLDTSYGRTESSAASTPNLSPRASNHSAYSNISTSDVGSCFSTEQEEGDEEANRVIVGKISFNPKDVLGHGAEGTIVYRGSFDNRDVAVKRILPECFSFADREVQLLRESDEHPNVIRYFCTERDRQFQYIAIELCAATLQEYVEQKAFSHHGLQPITLLQQTTSGLAYLHSLSIVHRDLKPHNILISMPNAHGKVKAMISDFGLCKKLAVGRHSFSRRSGVPGTEGWIAPEMLSEDCKENPTYTVDIFSAGCVFYYVVSEGGHPFGKSLQRQANILLGAYSLEALDAGRHEDIVARDLIEQMINMDPQKRPSASCVLKHPFFWSLEKQLQFFQDVSDRIEKESLDGPIVKQLERGGREVVKLDWREHITVPLQTDLRKFRSYKGGSVRDLLRAMRNKKHHYRELPPEVQETLGSIPDEFVCYFTARFPRLLLHTYHAMHICCQERLFQHYYAEDSAELSLTGETV, from the exons AACACCAGCTCAGTAACCGTGCCAGAAACACTGTTGTTTGTTTCAACCCTGGATGGAAGTTTGCATGCTGTCAGCAAGAGGACAGGAGCAATCAAGTGGACTTTAAAAGAAG atCCTGTCCTCCAGGTGCCGATCCATGTGGAAGA GCCAGCATTTCTTCCAGACCCAAATGATGGCAGTTTGTACACGCTTGGTGGCAAGAACAGTGAAGGTTTGACT AAACTTCCATTTACTATCCCAGAGCTGGTGCAGGCATCTCCCTGTCGCAGTTCTGATGGGATCCTGTACATGG GTAAAAAGCAGGATATTTGGTACGTGGTTGACCTCATGACTGGGGAGAAACAGCAGACCTTGACTTCCTCTTTTGCAGAAAGTCTTTGCCCATCAACATCCCTCCTGTATCTTGGGAGAACAG AGTACACGATCACAATGTATGACACCAAAAAGAAGGAGCTGCGATGGAATGCCACCTATTTCGATTATGCAGCTACTTTGCCTGACGAAGACATAAAATACA AAATGTCGCACTTCGTGTCCAACGGGGACGGGCTGGTGGTGACCGTGGACAGCGAGTCCGGGGACGTGCTGTGGATCCAGAACTACGCGTCCCCCGTGGTGGCGTTTTACATCTGGCAGCGAGAGGGGCTGAGGAAAGTCCTGCACACCAACGTGGGCATCGAGACCCTGCGCTACCTGACCTTCATGTCCGGGGAGGTCGGACACATCACCAAGTGGAAATATCCCTTCCCAAAGGAAACAGAGACCAAGAGCAAACTAAC CCCAACCCTGTACGTGGGGAAATACTCCACAAGTTTGTACGCGTCGCCCTCCATGGTGCACGAGGGAGTCACTGTTGTG CCCCGGGGCAGTGCCATTCCCTTGCTGGAGGGTCCAAAAACGGAAGGAGTGACCATTGAAGACAACGGCGAGTGTGTGATCACACCTAGCACCGATGTGAAGTTTTCAGGCAGGCTGAAGGAAAAGCACAAGCTCAACTACTGGAATGACTGGCTGCTGATAG gGCACCATGAAACACCATTATCTGCCCCCACAAAGATCCTGGAGAAATTCCCAAGCAACTTACCAAAGAGGCCTGAAAATGTGATTCCAGCTGACTCTGAGAAAGCCACAATCGAAGAG GTCATTGGCATTGTTGAAGGTTCCTCAACAGAGGGGCCTCCAGCTGCTCCGAAGGATATCGAGGAGACTCCTGCTCGGCCCATCCTGCGGCCAGAGGCTCCGGTGGACTCCATGCTGAAGGACATGGCCACCATCATCCTCAGCACTTTCCTGCTTGTGGGCTGGGTGGCTTTTATCATCACCTACCCAATG AGtgtccaccagcagcagcagaggcagcatcagctggaagagaagatCCATctcttgcagcagcagaagctgccCTTTGGTGCTCCCGGTGAGCTCCCGCCCGAGGCAGATTTCCTGGACACGTCGTACGGCCGGACGGAGAGCTCAGCTGCCAGCACCCCAAACCTGTCCCCCAGAGCATCAAACCACTCTGCCTATTCCAACATCTCCACATCTGACGTTGGGAGCTGCTTCTCCACCGAGCAAGAAGAGGGAG ATGAAGAAGCAAACCGAGTGATTGTTGGCAAGATTTCATTTAACCCTAAAGATGTACTGGGACATGGTGCTGAAGGAACAATTGTTTACAG gggctCCTTTGATAACCGAGATGTGGCAGTGAAGAGGATTCTCCCCGAGTGCTTCAGCTTCGCAGACCGGGAGGTGCAGCTGCTGCGCGAGTCCGACGAGCACCCGAACGTGATCCGCTACTTCTGCACGGAGCGGGACCGGCAGTTCCAGTACATCGCCATCGAGCTGTGCGCTGCCACCCTGCAGGAG TATGTTGAGCAGAAGGCCTTCAGCCACCACGGCTTACAGCCCATCACTCTCCTGCAGCAGACAACGTCTGGGCTGGCTTACCTGCACTCCCTGAGTATTG TCCACAGGGACCTGAAGCCCCACAACATCCTCATCTCGATGCCCAACGCTCACGGGAAAGTCAAAGCCATGATTTCAGACTTCGGGCTGTGCAAGAAGCTGGCAgtgggcaggcacagcttcaGCCGCCGCTCGGGCGTGCCGGGCACCGAGGGCTGGATCGCCCCGGAGATGCTGAGTGAAGACTGCAAAGAGAACCCT ACGTACACCGTGGACATCTTTTCAGCTGGCTGCGTCTTCTATTACGTGGTGTCCGAAGGCGGCCATCCCTTTGGCAAGTCCCTGCAGCGGCAAGCCAACATCCTGCTGGGAGCCTACAGCCTGGAGGCTCTGGATGCAGGGAGGCACG AAGACATTGTTGCTCGTGATTTAATAGAGCAGATGATAAACATGGACCCTCAGAAACGGCCATCTGCCAGCTGTGTGCTCAAACACCCCTTCTTTTGGAGTCTAGAGAAACAGCTCCAGTTCTTTCAG GATGTTAGTGACCGGATAGAGAAAGAATCGTTAGACGGTCCAATAGTCAAGCAGTTAGAAAGAGGTGGAAGAGAAGTGGTGAAATTGGACTGGAGAGAGCACATCACTGTTCCTCTTCAGACAG ATCTTCGAAAATTCAGATCCTATAAAGGTGGCTCCGTCCGGGACCTTCTGAGGGCGATGAGAAATAAG AAGCACCATTACAGGGAACTGCCTCCCGAAGTGCAGGAGACCCTGGGCTCCATCCCAGATGAGTTTGTGTGTTACTTCACAGCCCGTTTCCCTCGCCTGCTCCTGCACACCTACCACGCCATGCACATCTGCTGCCAAGAAAGACTCTTCCAGCATTACTATGCTGAGgactctgcagagctgagccttACAGGAGAGACAGTttga
- the LOC120761059 gene encoding sterile alpha motif domain-containing protein 9-like: MDYKTLPVNEWVENHVKCWLESTGIKKEYVDKLYAEEVTGPALMELDESFLKDIGMKKGQIQILIHKRDELLRLQDNAQQAEDSSSKTPERTDAERGPAKAGNAPAQGKASGGSSLGTTSSENTAPTSGKKRKSSKKSQLQDADEVLELGNCRPFRSQDTEFKYVKDTVLPPESGVNDLIIPCHEYKSFAIAAELNKLQLQSKFASEVIRFASACMNTRTNGTIHFGVMDSIEDKGWKHGQVVGMRVKNREDFVDALDYIEKCFCSDLQEIARKCIHPPVFVEVISKDSQEQRFVVEVDIEPTFSLVKNKCFEVYLPKYNESSQKVILTKEPALYQRLGAKSEPVQRNKLTPFIQAVQDRDAQREKAELSSTQVPTEIPQDLGRKLSILLNDGKNYMDDSLRYILVTNRCEQDNLNYINFLMHLNIFCVFDFDEHSNVSGLYSKYKEHHETSSYFLQDFFKEIKTDNSPSQKLFDQTSWIFCNGRSDFLGDEKSCDENTWIRTKKKYLKKVITCICEEILPERSFTVLFLLLSSVQKPLVDTFQEFYTEMNGIEYIICISESKENYRKWANLAQASCSIKTLEQCSIVGMKLSHVDATIQSMLPSTAQPRHLPASTGGVCTLPLREEEKLYSLEILCADQCDDIKLNLWTDKQKQEIEQNFYRGKKIMWENLWLADEKLCGDIIEREACTEASKLLDGILRGSGQNYSMAKLKIFHHPGSGGSTIARQVLWKNRKRFRCAVIKTSYPHSTVCKHVLALRDYEEREITHCFPVLLLIEDYDDEYFEELQNDFMEAIATRKMNTSRPYFIFICCRRCNNPERLCKASPLDTVAVTHKLTESEKNLFNTKLTNLQQKYAEPEFILTFVLMCEEFNKTYVSDTVEHILQGIDPSSRDTCLMRYVALLNCYVPDSYISLSHCEAFLGLGAYTESKARAYDFKHHLSEQVRMIFIELRESTTYISSVRIIHCLVAKEILHQLSGNQSLSQLATALLQEKALFENRFGREEFIKFIRHLFIRRGKRSRGDNTDTLFSPFIEHVCEAEDCEKAIAVLKAAYELLGKDPFFAQQLARLNYSNEKFEDAKYWAEVAKSHLPTDSFILDTEGQVYRRWFSFTVDKMTEEDTPERITEKVKIALKAMKCFRAAQCAAKEERESMNNAGYFGEVEVGCRLLRFLSTLPVFHRSPEGEHTELVRYLTTDYVPEDIKKPWGTLHSRLKGLRQNLYNALEWISEELSYFQTDKNQEKDDENDDKEEQIYNPRKWLRHQSAVYAKFFISASLTDDSNNGPDTQFMRRMNIYRSGGGNVTNILSFLTDKKENRSAEKLERILSFYPENPLRNKLEDNDLINFILCHITLACLSPGSAKLLPLPTLRELSLRFFKGKRAFPASAFFLVTLLYWPDDALDKEPNPDKDEILTSALQTLKRLYDIKMKDVPTRKKRIYTHFFLGKGYGLNKIVHKTKIDKLMAGSLDEKRMKWLHGTVWNISIIRDNLKRVSGWTKDRNLFIRGHVKELRILPLHQESVPAGNENVTFYLGFSFNGLVAFNIEVENDPAIRRT; the protein is encoded by the exons ATGG ATTACAAAACATTACCTGTGAATGAATGGGTTGAGAACCATGTCAAATGTTGGCTGGAATCTACTGGAATCAAGAAGGAGTATGTAGACAAACTATATGCAGAAGAAGTGACGGGTCCAGCACTAATGGAACTGGATGAGTCTTTCCTCAAAGACATAGGAATGAAGAAAGGCCAAATCCAGATCTTAATCCATAAGAGAGATGAACTTTTGCGGCTCCAGGACAATGCACAGCAAGCTGAGGATTCGAGCAGCAAAACACCCGAGAGAACAGATGCAGAGAGAGGCCCAGCCAAAGCCGGCAACGCCCCTGCTCAGGGCAAAGCGAGTGGAGGCAGCTCTCTGGGTACAACCAGCAGCGAGAACACAGCTCCTACTTCTGGCAAGAAGcgaaaaagcagcaagaaatcCCAGCTTCAAGATGCTGATGAAGTTTTAGAGCTCGGAAACTGTCGGCCATTTAGAAGTCAGGATACAGAGTTCAAATATGTGAAAGACACAGTTCTTCCTCCAGAATCGGGAGTGAATGATTTAATTATTCCTTGCCACGAATACAAATCTTTTGCCATTGCTGCAGAACTGAACAAACTTCAACTGCAATCCAAATTTGCCTCTGAAGTGATACGATTTGCTTCAGCCTGCATGAACACTCGAACAAACGGCACCATCCATTTTGGTGTCATGGACAGCATTGAGGACAAGGGCTGGAAACACGGACAGGTCGTTGGCATGAGGGTCAAAAACCGAGAAGACTTTGTTGATGCACTGGATTATATAGAAAAGTGCTTTTGCAGTGATTTACAAGAAATTGCAAGGAAATGTATTCACCCACCTGTGTTTGTTGAAGTGATTTCAAAAGATTCTCAGGAACAAAGATTTGTAGTGGAGGTTGACATTGAGCCAACATTCAGCTTGGTAAAGAACAAGTGTTTTGAAGTGTATTTGCCAAAATACAATGAAAGCAGTCAGAAGGTGATCCTGACCAAAGAACCAGCTCTCTACCAGAGATTAGGAGCAAAGTCTGAACCTGTGCAGCGCAACAAACTCACTCCTTTCATTCAAGCTGTGCAAGACAGGGATGctcaaagagaaaaagctgagCTCTCCAGCACACAAGTACCtacagaaatacctcaagattTAGGAAGAAAGTTATCAATTCTATTAAATGATGGCAAAAACTACATGGATGATTCCCTACGGTACATCCTAGTCACAAACAGATGTGAACAGGACAATCTGAACTACATCAACTTTTTAATGCACTTGaacattttctgtgtctttgaCTTTGATGAACATTCCAATGTATCAGGGCTGTACAGCAAATACAAAGAACACCATGAAACAAGTTCTTAttttttacaggattttttcaaagaaattaagacTGATAATAGCCCCTCTCAGAAACTGTTTGATCAGACCAGCTGGATATTCTGCAATGGGCGCAGTGACTTCCTTGGGGATGAAAAATCTTGTGATGAAAATACGTGGAttagaaccaaaaaaaaatacctgaagaaAGTAATTACTTGCATCTGTGAGGAAATTCTGCCAGAGCGCTCTTTCACCGTGCTTTTTCTATTGCTGTCATCGGTGCAGAAACCACTTGTGGACACTTTTCAGGAATTCTATACAGAGATGAATGGCATAGAGTACATCATCTGCATTTCAGAGTCCAAAGAAAATTACAGGAAGTGGGCTAATCTAGCTCAGGCATCCTGCAGCATTAAAACCCTAGAACAATGCAGTATTGTGGGTATGAAGCTCAGTCACGTGGATGCCACCATCCAATCAATGCTGCCTTCTACAGCCCAACCCAGACACCTGCCAGCTTCCACTGGAGGTGTGTGTACACTTCCCTTGCGAGAAGAAGAGAAACTGTATTCCCTAGAAATCCTTTGTGCTGACCAATGCGATGATATCAAGTTAAATCTTTGGACTgataaacaaaaacaagaaatagAACAAAATTTTTACcgtgggaaaaaaatcatgtggGAAAACTTGTGGCTCGCTGATGAAAAACTCTGTGGAGATATCATCGAACGTGAAGCATGCACGGAGGCAAGTAAACTCTTGGATGGCATTTTACGAGGAAGTGGACAAAATTATTCTATGGCTAAACTAAAGATATTTCACCATCCTGGGAGTGGTGGAAGCACAATAGCACGGCAAGTTCtatggaaaaacagaaagcGTTTTAGATGTGCTGTTATAAAGACCTCATATCCACATTCAACTGTTTGTAAGCATGTGCTCGCCCTCAGAGATtatgaagaaagagaaatcactcactgttttcctgtgctgctcctgatAGAAGATTACGATGATGAGTACTTTGAAGAACTACAGAATGATTTCATGGAGGCTATAGCAACCAGGAAAATGAATACTTCCAGGCCTTACTTCATCTTCATATGCTGCAGACGATGCAATAACCCTGAAAGGCTTTGCAAGGCTTCACCACTGGACACAGTTGCTGTCACTCACAAactgacagagtcagagaaaaatctgttcaaTACTAAACTTACAAACCTGCAGCAGAAATATGCCGAGCCAGAATTCATCCTTACGTTTGTGCTGATGTGTGAGGAGTTCAATAAAACATACGTGTCAGACACAGTAGAGCACATACTGCAAGGCATCGACCCTTCCTCTCGTGACACCTGCTTGATGCGTTACGTGGCTCTGCTCAACTGCTATGTACCCGATTCATATATTTCACTGTCACACTGTGAggctttcctggggctgggggcataTACAGAGAGTAAAGCAAGAGCATACGACTTCAAACATCACTTGAGTGAACAAGTAAGAATGATTTTTATTGAGCTAAGGGAAAGTACCACTTACATTTCATCTGTTCGGATAATACACTGCCTGGTTGCAAAAGAAATTCTGCATCAGCTTTCAGGGAATCAATCGCTAAGTCAACTTGCAACAGCTCTTCTTCAGGAAAAGGCACTCTTTGAAAACAGATTTGGACGAGAAGAATTCATAAAGTTTATCAGACATCTGTTTATTCGACGTGGTAAAAGAAGCAGGGGTGACAATACTGATACTCTCTTCTCCCCATTCATTGAACATGTCTGTGAAGCTGAAGACTGTGAAAAAGCCAttgctgttttaaaagctgCATATGAACTCCTTGGAAAAGATCCTTTTTTTGCCCAGCAGCTTGCCAGACTAAATTACAGCAACGAAAAATTTGAAGATGCAAAATACTGGGCAGAGGTCGCAAAATCGCATTTGCCAActgattcttttattttggataCAGAAGGTCAAGTCTACAGGAGATGGTTTAGTTTCACTGTGGATAAAATGACAGAGGAGGACACCCCTGAAAGGATCACTGAGAAGGTAAAGATTGCTCTTAAAGCTATGAAATGCTTCAGGGCTGCACAGTGCGCAGCAAAGGAAGAACGTGAAAGTATGAACAACGCTGGCTACTTTGGAGAAGTAGAAGTAGGTTGTCGCCTTCTTCGATTTTTGTCCACGCTGCCTGTATTCCACAGAAGTCCAGAGGGAGAACATACTGAGCTTGTGAGGTATCTCACGACAGATTACGTTCCTGAAGACATAAAAAAACCATGGGGAACACTTCATTCCCGCTTAAAAGGCTTGCGCCAGAACCTGTATAATGCTCTGGAGTGGATTTCAGAAGAACTAAGTTATTTCCAAACAGATAAAAACCAAGAGAAGGATGATGAAAATGATGATAAGGAAGAACAGATTTATAATCCCAGAAAATGGCTGCGACACCAGTCAGCGGTATATGCTAAATTCTTCATCTCAGCATCACTTACTGATGACAGCAACAATGGTCCTGACACTCAGTTCATGAGACGCATGAATATTTATAGGAGTGGTGGAGGAAATGTCACCAATATCCTGTCATTCCTAACAGACAAGAAAGAGAACAGGTCAGCCGAAAAGCTAGAAAGGATCCTTAGTTTCTATCCAGAAAACCCGCTGAGGAACAAGCTGGAGGACAATGATTTgatcaattttattttgtgccacATCACATTAGCCTGCTTATCACCAGGATCAGCCAAACTCCTTCCACTGCCAACTCTTCGTGAGCTCAGTTTAAGattcttcaaaggaaaaagagcattTCCAGCAAGCGCCTTTTTTTTGGTCACTTTGCTGTACTGGCCAGATGACGCATTAGACAAAGAGCCTAATCCTGATAAAGATGAAATTTTAACTTCAGCCCTTCAAACCCTGAAACGCTTATATGACATCAAAATGAAAGATGTTCCtaccagaaagaaaagaatctACACCCATTTTTTTCTCGGAAAAGGTTATGGCTTAAATAAGATTGTGCACAAAACTAAAATTGACAAGTTGATGGCGGGGTCCTTAGATGAGAAGAGAATGAAGTGGCTGCATGGAACTGTATGGAATATCTCCATAATTCGTGACAATCTCAAAAGAGTTTCTGGCTGGACCAAGGacagaaatttatttatacGCGGTCACGTGAAGGAGCTCCGTATCTTGCCACTCCATCAGGAATCAGTGCctgctggaaatgaaaatgtgacCTTTTATTTAGGCTTTTCATTTAATGGTCTTGTTGCTTTCAATATTGAGGTTGAAAATGATCCAGCCATCAGAAGAACGTAA